A region from the Enterobacter roggenkampii genome encodes:
- a CDS encoding DUF2946 domain-containing protein → MDNILHQNSWKRAAALTALFAILLIVVAPLISVSLQKDPMSAMPGMHHDMSMMSMDEHHGDMPHTMPVDHAEACGYCVLLAHVPGVMLALIVLLSVVLQRLRVKPPRQAVKHWHFFPWLYPDTRAPPRQSAFSL, encoded by the coding sequence GTGGATAACATACTGCATCAGAATAGCTGGAAACGCGCAGCGGCATTGACCGCGCTGTTTGCGATCCTGCTGATCGTGGTAGCACCCCTGATCTCCGTCTCATTGCAGAAAGATCCCATGAGCGCCATGCCGGGCATGCATCATGACATGAGCATGATGTCGATGGACGAGCATCACGGCGATATGCCACACACGATGCCCGTCGACCATGCGGAAGCGTGCGGCTACTGCGTGCTGTTAGCGCATGTCCCTGGCGTGATGCTGGCGCTCATCGTCCTGCTCAGCGTGGTGCTGCAGAGGCTTCGCGTTAAGCCGCCGCGTCAGGCGGTCAAGCACTGGCACTTTTTCCCCTGGCTTTACCCTGATACCCGCGCGCCGCCGCGGCAGTCTGCTTTTTCCCTTTAA
- the rplS gene encoding 50S ribosomal protein L19: MSNIIKQLEQEQMKQDVPSFRPGDTVEVKVWVVEGSKKRLQAFEGVVIAIRNRGLHSAFTVRKISNGEGVERVFQTHSPVVDSIAVKRRGAVRKAKLYYLRERTGKSARIKERLN, from the coding sequence ATGAGCAACATTATTAAGCAACTTGAACAAGAGCAGATGAAGCAGGACGTACCTTCCTTCCGTCCAGGTGACACCGTGGAAGTGAAAGTATGGGTTGTTGAAGGTTCCAAAAAACGTCTGCAGGCATTCGAGGGCGTGGTTATCGCTATTCGTAACCGCGGTCTGCACTCTGCATTCACTGTTCGTAAAATTTCCAACGGCGAAGGCGTTGAGCGTGTCTTCCAGACTCACTCTCCGGTAGTTGACAGCATTGCTGTTAAACGTCGTGGTGCTGTACGTAAAGCTAAACTGTACTACCTGCGTGAGCGTACTGGTAAGTCTGCTCGTATTAAAGAGCGTCTGAACTAA